The Thermomicrobiales bacterium genome window below encodes:
- a CDS encoding acyl-CoA dehydrogenase family protein produces MDLNYTAEDQAYRAKVRAWFEENLPSEPLRTLEDRRAWHRKLYEAGFIGMGWPKAYGGQEARPMEQAIVGEEMARVNAPAGVGGLGISIVGPTIIHHGTEDQKQRFVKNILTGEEIWCQLYSEPNSGSDLASLQCRADIDGDEFVINGQKIWNSGAHISDWGLMLARTDRSASKHQGISCILIDMKDPGVEVRPLKQISGSSEFSEVFFSDVRVPADNLIGELNAGWQIAQTTLGYERGGNTLSRVSRLQVQYARLLEVVQQLEYAGGKAIDDPIVRQKLGAIAADIEVLRYASLRILSRLEKGQRPGPEASIAKLHYSELDKRVQEVILDILGPYGQQLDNLPEVLRADGGGLPSGEDDAGAWSYPYVWSRAGTIYAGSSEIQKNIIGERVLGLPKEVRADRIAAAQAAAGGEGGR; encoded by the coding sequence ATGGACCTGAACTACACCGCAGAAGATCAGGCTTATCGCGCCAAGGTTCGCGCCTGGTTTGAAGAGAACTTGCCGAGCGAACCGCTGCGCACGCTCGAAGATCGACGCGCCTGGCATCGCAAGCTCTACGAGGCCGGGTTCATCGGCATGGGCTGGCCGAAGGCCTACGGTGGGCAGGAAGCTCGCCCGATGGAGCAGGCGATCGTTGGCGAGGAGATGGCGCGCGTCAACGCCCCGGCTGGCGTCGGCGGTCTCGGTATCTCGATCGTCGGACCGACGATCATCCACCATGGCACCGAAGACCAGAAGCAGCGCTTCGTCAAGAACATCCTGACCGGCGAGGAGATCTGGTGCCAGCTCTACTCCGAGCCGAATTCGGGCTCGGACCTGGCGTCACTCCAGTGCCGCGCCGATATCGACGGCGACGAGTTCGTCATCAACGGCCAGAAGATCTGGAACAGTGGCGCACACATCTCTGACTGGGGGCTGATGCTAGCCCGCACCGATCGTAGTGCGTCGAAGCACCAGGGTATCTCCTGCATCCTTATAGATATGAAGGATCCCGGGGTTGAGGTGCGTCCGCTGAAGCAGATCAGCGGCAGCAGCGAGTTCTCGGAAGTCTTCTTCTCGGACGTGCGTGTGCCGGCCGACAATCTGATCGGCGAGTTGAACGCCGGTTGGCAGATCGCGCAGACGACGCTCGGCTACGAGCGCGGTGGCAACACACTCTCTCGTGTCTCGCGCCTGCAGGTGCAGTACGCGCGCCTGCTGGAGGTCGTACAGCAGCTTGAGTACGCCGGTGGCAAGGCGATCGATGATCCGATCGTCCGTCAGAAGCTCGGCGCAATCGCCGCTGATATCGAAGTGCTGCGCTACGCGTCGCTGCGGATTCTCAGCCGATTGGAAAAGGGTCAGCGACCCGGCCCGGAAGCGTCCATCGCCAAGCTGCACTACTCCGAGCTGGACAAGCGCGTCCAGGAAGTCATCCTCGACATCCTCGGCCCGTATGGCCAGCAGCTGGATAACCTGCCGGAGGTGCTTCGCGCCGATGGCGGCGGCCTGCCGAGTGGCGAAGACGACGCCGGTGCCTGGAGCTACCCGTACGTCTGGTCGCGGGCCGGCACGATCTACGCCGGTTCGTCCGAGATTCAGAAGAACATCATCGGCGAGCGCGTGCTGGGCTTGCCGAAAGAGGTCCGTGCAGACCGAATTGCCGCAGCGCAGGCCGCGGCTGGTGGTGAGGGAGGACGTTAG
- a CDS encoding metallophosphatase family protein: protein MSFGKRVGVFSDVHGSTRMLGRALEICASEEVETIALLGDLFDRSEQADACVALMVGWQVIGVYGNHEREVALAAAAGEVDLLPETITLLSALEEEVRIGDIRLTHEIQHWGQIDPVARMFGGHRNEHEDDPAARLTFTGHTHFRQARDERGLLEIGRGNVSILRERRYLFNPGALQIGQFVIWDREARRVQFRHVEW, encoded by the coding sequence TTGAGCTTCGGGAAGCGGGTCGGAGTCTTCTCCGATGTGCATGGGTCAACGAGGATGCTCGGGCGAGCGCTCGAGATCTGTGCGAGTGAGGAGGTAGAGACGATCGCCCTGCTCGGCGATCTGTTCGATCGCTCGGAGCAGGCCGACGCCTGCGTCGCGCTGATGGTCGGCTGGCAGGTCATCGGGGTCTATGGCAATCACGAGCGCGAGGTCGCGCTGGCTGCCGCCGCCGGTGAGGTTGATCTGCTGCCGGAGACAATCACACTGTTGAGCGCGCTCGAAGAGGAAGTGCGGATCGGCGATATCCGCCTGACGCACGAGATCCAGCACTGGGGTCAGATCGACCCGGTAGCGCGGATGTTCGGCGGGCATCGCAATGAGCATGAAGACGACCCGGCTGCGCGGTTGACCTTCACTGGCCATACGCATTTTCGGCAGGCACGCGACGAACGTGGGCTGCTGGAGATCGGTCGCGGCAACGTCTCTATCCTGCGAGAACGGCGCTATCTGTTCAATCCGGGAGCGCTTCAGATCGGGCAATTTGTTATCTGGGATCGCGAAGCCCGGCGGGTGCAGTTCCGCCATGTCGAGTGGTAG
- a CDS encoding acyl-CoA/acyl-ACP dehydrogenase, protein MDFDFTEDQGMLRNLAREFLTEQVPVKQVRDMMDDERGYDTSVYTQLMGLGITQFPEEYGGGGLGMIEQAIILEEMGRIPYPGPYFASVILAGTALMHSGDDNAKARYLPDLANGDLTATLAIMEDAIDWSPEDVSTTVARDGDNLVLNGTKRFVPFGQSVDVIIVACRVEGTSGAEGVSLVAVPRDAAGLSVEPTTMLDMTSKVATLTFDGVKVAAENMIGAEGGAAAVLETVLRVAAVGAAAEMLGASRKSLEMSSDYAKVRKQFGQFIGQFQAVKHKLAEMLELVENSHAAVYYAAWALDADAADAALAASVAKSMLNEASKRVCGEAIQVHGGIGYTWEYDLHLYWKRAKHLEPLYGDTVYHRERVLEESLAQHATT, encoded by the coding sequence ATGGATTTCGACTTCACTGAAGATCAGGGAATGCTGCGCAATCTCGCGCGTGAGTTCCTGACCGAGCAGGTGCCGGTCAAGCAGGTCCGCGACATGATGGACGACGAGCGCGGCTATGACACGTCGGTCTACACCCAGCTGATGGGCCTCGGCATCACGCAGTTCCCGGAAGAGTACGGTGGTGGCGGCCTCGGCATGATCGAGCAGGCCATCATTCTCGAAGAGATGGGCCGCATTCCCTATCCGGGTCCGTACTTCGCCTCGGTGATCCTTGCCGGCACGGCGCTGATGCACTCCGGCGATGACAACGCCAAGGCGCGCTATCTGCCGGATCTCGCTAATGGCGACCTCACCGCAACGCTGGCGATTATGGAAGACGCGATCGACTGGTCGCCCGAGGATGTGTCGACGACCGTGGCGCGTGACGGCGACAATCTGGTGCTGAACGGCACGAAGCGGTTCGTCCCGTTTGGTCAGAGCGTCGATGTCATCATCGTCGCCTGCCGCGTCGAGGGCACGTCCGGGGCTGAAGGTGTTTCGCTCGTCGCGGTGCCGCGCGACGCGGCCGGGCTTAGCGTCGAGCCGACGACCATGCTTGACATGACCTCGAAGGTCGCGACATTGACGTTTGATGGCGTCAAGGTGGCGGCTGAAAACATGATCGGTGCGGAGGGCGGCGCGGCGGCTGTGCTCGAGACAGTGCTGCGTGTTGCTGCGGTCGGCGCGGCGGCTGAGATGCTCGGCGCATCGCGGAAGTCGCTTGAGATGTCGTCCGATTACGCCAAGGTGCGCAAGCAGTTCGGACAGTTCATCGGGCAGTTCCAGGCAGTCAAGCACAAACTGGCCGAGATGCTGGAGCTGGTTGAGAACTCGCACGCTGCCGTCTACTACGCAGCCTGGGCGCTGGATGCTGACGCTGCTGACGCGGCGCTGGCGGCGTCAGTCGCGAAGTCCATGCTCAACGAAGCGTCCAAGCGAGTATGTGGTGAGGCCATTCAGGTCCACGGCGGCATCGGCTACACCTGGGAATACGACCTGCACCTGTACTGGAAGCGGGCCAAGCACCTTGAGCCGCTCTACGGCGACACGGTCTACCATCGCGAGCGTGTTCTCGAGGAATCTCTCGCGCAACACGCAACCACCTAG
- a CDS encoding MaoC family dehydratase, giving the protein MSEAEATKVVRSVAELKELIGQELGVSEWVEIDQERVNAFADATGDHQYIHVDPERAKQTFFGGTVAHGYLTLSLIPYLSGLRDGVKIELGGRMGVNYGLNKVRFPAPVPVGKRIRSRHKLVAVEEIGDKAVQMTNEVTIEVEGQDKPACVAETLGRTYF; this is encoded by the coding sequence ATGAGTGAGGCAGAAGCCACGAAGGTCGTCCGCAGTGTCGCGGAGCTGAAAGAGCTGATCGGCCAGGAGCTTGGCGTCAGCGAATGGGTCGAGATTGATCAGGAACGCGTCAACGCGTTCGCCGATGCGACCGGCGATCATCAGTACATTCACGTCGATCCAGAGCGTGCGAAGCAGACGTTCTTCGGCGGTACCGTCGCGCACGGTTATCTGACGCTGTCGCTGATCCCCTATCTCAGTGGATTGCGCGACGGCGTCAAGATCGAGCTCGGCGGCCGGATGGGTGTCAACTACGGACTGAACAAGGTGCGGTTCCCTGCGCCGGTGCCGGTCGGCAAGCGCATCCGCTCGCGCCACAAGCTCGTCGCCGTTGAAGAGATCGGCGACAAGGCTGTGCAGATGACCAACGAAGTCACGATTGAAGTCGAGGGACAGGACAAGCCGGCCTGTGTCGCTGAGACGCTTGGTCGCACCTACTTTTAG
- a CDS encoding DinB family protein — MDILDRLLGHDYATTRELLHQARQATDEQLDRVFPVDDRSVRQTFAHMIENVAIWSDLIAERPVERNPLDLSLDGLLRTHEQTYAAFADLSRRIQSEDRLDEVFVDTLDVPPTEKRFGGAIVHIVTHNMHHRAQLIWMLGQLGVPDVIEGDALSWESAHAAIGRHGDDDIFE, encoded by the coding sequence GTGGACATTCTCGACCGCTTGCTTGGTCATGATTACGCCACGACACGTGAGCTCCTGCATCAGGCGCGACAGGCAACGGATGAGCAGCTTGATCGGGTGTTCCCCGTTGATGACCGCAGCGTTCGCCAGACGTTCGCCCACATGATCGAGAACGTCGCGATCTGGAGCGACCTGATCGCCGAGCGCCCGGTGGAGCGCAACCCGCTCGATCTCTCGCTCGATGGGCTGCTGCGCACTCACGAGCAGACCTATGCCGCCTTCGCCGATCTCTCGCGGCGCATCCAGAGCGAGGATCGGCTGGACGAGGTGTTCGTCGATACGCTGGATGTGCCACCGACTGAGAAGCGGTTCGGCGGCGCGATCGTCCACATCGTGACGCACAACATGCATCACCGGGCGCAGCTCATCTGGATGCTGGGGCAGCTCGGTGTTCCGGATGTCATCGAAGGGGATGCGCTCTCGTGGGAATCGGCCCACGCGGCGATCGGTAGACACGGGGACGACGATATCTTCGAGTAG
- a CDS encoding acetate--CoA ligase family protein, with amino-acid sequence MTASQVSNTPKPGDDPVAFRQAMDALFHPKSIAIVGASQRPGFANSIQRLILKGGYEGQVYGVNPRYDDVMGCPCYPSIDAIPGGVDKVIVVVPSQFVMDVLGQAERAGAKAVNIITSGFGEQSDEHASDRQQEIRDFADRTGIRIVGPNCLGIISTPAKMIAKSGPYDVVHRGPVGIVFQSGLLAYSAVIPPTDRQFGYSYVVTTGNEADLDATDFMRYYVEDDETRIIGCFIEQFRDADKLRAVARMAAEAGKPLVVLKIGRSEGGQRAARAHTGSLVGSDEVIDAVMRKEGIIRVYNLDEMIETLAAFHSRTLPKANGVGTIFVSGGAGGLISDLSQDLGINLPALAEHTAERLHDIIPAYGTVGNPLDTTGQVAQQPEIMAGVLEAMAEDPNINTVIYGQAFPNVVDLDSPVGRVMKEIPDKYPDKVFLILSLVAGKMHEGFRGDQPPVEPTPTWNGIPFLQGAENGLRAVRALNQYADFQRKRADSPPQDAKPSAVAEQAQAIVRAANGQPLVEREAKDLLKLYDIPVTGEQLATSADEAVAAAQEIGYPVVLKIESPDIAHKTEAGGVLLNIDSDDAVRDGYAKIIAAAAAYDADAQINGVLVQQMISGGHEVILGMTQDPTMGPAVAVGLGGIFVEILKDVVLEAPPVTSAQGREMLGRLRGRAILEGARGAAAADLDAVAGIIEKFGQLCIDLRDDVAEIDINPLLVFDDGQGACVVDCLIVPSASADGGGN; translated from the coding sequence GTGACAGCATCGCAGGTCTCGAACACGCCAAAACCAGGGGATGATCCCGTCGCCTTTCGGCAGGCAATGGACGCGCTCTTTCACCCGAAGTCGATCGCGATTGTTGGCGCGTCGCAGCGTCCCGGATTCGCCAACTCGATCCAGCGTCTGATCCTGAAGGGTGGCTACGAAGGTCAGGTCTACGGCGTCAACCCGCGCTACGACGACGTCATGGGCTGCCCGTGCTACCCGTCGATCGACGCGATTCCCGGCGGGGTCGACAAGGTGATTGTCGTCGTGCCGAGCCAGTTCGTCATGGATGTGCTGGGACAGGCAGAGCGCGCCGGAGCCAAAGCAGTCAACATCATCACCAGCGGCTTCGGCGAGCAATCCGACGAGCACGCCTCCGACCGCCAGCAGGAGATCCGCGACTTCGCCGATCGCACCGGCATCCGCATTGTCGGGCCGAACTGTCTGGGCATCATCAGCACGCCAGCCAAGATGATCGCCAAGTCGGGGCCGTACGACGTCGTCCACCGCGGGCCGGTTGGCATCGTCTTCCAGAGCGGACTGCTGGCCTACAGCGCCGTCATCCCGCCGACCGATCGCCAGTTCGGCTACTCCTACGTCGTCACAACCGGCAACGAGGCGGATCTCGATGCGACCGACTTCATGCGCTATTACGTCGAGGACGACGAGACGCGCATCATCGGCTGCTTCATCGAGCAGTTCCGAGACGCTGACAAGCTGCGGGCGGTGGCGCGTATGGCCGCCGAGGCCGGCAAGCCGCTCGTTGTGCTGAAGATCGGGCGCTCCGAGGGTGGCCAGCGCGCGGCCCGCGCGCACACTGGCTCGCTGGTCGGGTCGGACGAAGTGATCGATGCGGTGATGCGCAAGGAAGGCATCATCCGCGTCTACAACCTCGACGAGATGATCGAGACGTTGGCGGCGTTCCATTCGCGCACGCTACCGAAAGCCAACGGCGTCGGCACGATCTTCGTCTCTGGCGGCGCTGGTGGGCTCATCTCCGACCTGAGCCAGGATCTCGGCATCAACCTCCCGGCATTGGCCGAGCACACCGCCGAGCGACTGCACGACATCATCCCGGCCTACGGCACCGTCGGGAACCCGCTCGACACGACCGGCCAGGTCGCGCAGCAGCCGGAAATCATGGCTGGCGTGCTGGAGGCGATGGCCGAAGACCCCAACATCAACACCGTCATCTACGGCCAGGCGTTCCCGAACGTTGTCGATCTCGATAGCCCGGTCGGTCGGGTCATGAAAGAGATCCCGGACAAGTACCCCGACAAGGTCTTCCTGATCCTCTCGCTTGTTGCCGGCAAGATGCACGAGGGTTTCCGGGGCGATCAGCCGCCGGTCGAGCCGACGCCGACCTGGAACGGCATCCCGTTCCTGCAGGGCGCTGAGAATGGCCTAAGGGCTGTCCGCGCGCTGAACCAGTACGCCGACTTCCAGCGCAAGCGCGCAGACTCGCCGCCGCAGGACGCCAAGCCGTCGGCGGTGGCCGAGCAGGCGCAAGCAATCGTTCGCGCAGCCAACGGGCAGCCGCTGGTTGAGCGCGAGGCCAAGGACCTGCTCAAGCTCTACGACATCCCGGTCACCGGCGAGCAACTGGCGACGAGCGCCGACGAGGCGGTCGCGGCGGCGCAGGAGATCGGCTATCCGGTTGTGCTGAAGATCGAGTCGCCGGACATCGCTCACAAGACCGAAGCCGGTGGCGTGCTGCTGAACATCGATAGTGACGATGCTGTTCGCGATGGATATGCGAAGATCATCGCAGCAGCAGCGGCCTACGATGCTGATGCGCAGATCAATGGTGTACTCGTCCAGCAGATGATCTCCGGCGGACACGAGGTAATACTCGGCATGACGCAGGACCCGACCATGGGACCGGCTGTCGCCGTTGGACTGGGTGGCATCTTCGTCGAGATCCTCAAGGATGTCGTGCTTGAAGCGCCGCCAGTGACCAGCGCGCAGGGCCGCGAGATGCTCGGTCGCTTGCGCGGACGGGCGATCCTTGAGGGCGCGCGCGGTGCGGCAGCAGCCGATCTCGACGCGGTCGCCGGGATCATCGAGAAGTTCGGGCAGCTCTGTATCGACTTGCGCGATGATGTGGCCGAGATCGACATCAATCCGCTGCTTGTCTTTGACGACGGGCAGGGCGCCTGCGTCGTCGATTGCCTGATCGTGCCGTCGGCCTCGGCTGATGGTGGTGGGAACTAG